A stretch of DNA from Thermoanaerobaculia bacterium:
TCCCACGGCCGCCTGGATCTCGTTGAACCGCATGTTGTAGCCGACGACCTCGTGCGTGTACTTGTCGCTCCGCCCGTGGTCCCGGAGACGGCGGATCGCGGCCGCCAGGTCGTCGCGATCGGTCGTCACCATCCCGCCGTCGCCGAAGACGGTCAGGTTCTTCGAGGGATAGAAGGAGAACGCCCCGGCGTCGCCGAACGAGCCGATCGTCCTGTCGCCCCATTTGGCTCCGTGCGACTGGCACGTGTCCTCGATCCAGAAGAGGCCGTGCCGGTCGGCGATCCGATGCATCGCCCCGACGTCGACCGGATGGCCGTACAGGTTGACCGGCACCATGCCGACGGTGCGCGCCGTGATCTTCGCCTCGAGGTCCGCCGGATCGACGGTGTACGTCCGGTCGATGTCGACGAACACCGGTGTCGCGCCCGCGTCGAACACCGCCTCGACGGTGGGGAACGCCGTGTGCGCCGGAACGAGAACCTCCTGGCCCGGCTCGACGCCGAGCGCCTGAAGGACGAGCTGGATCGCCGAGGTGCCGTTGGCGACGGCGACGGCGTGGCGGGTCCCGATCGACGCGGCGAATTCCTCCTCGAACGCGCGGGTTTCAGGGCCGAGGATGAAGCGCCCCGAGTCGATGACGCGCAGAACGGCCTGTTTCATCTCGTCGGTGACGTGGGCATGCGAAAGCGGAATCTTCATGCGGTTCCTTCCGGGACGAGGATGATCTTGCCGAACTGTCGGCCCGACTCCATCCGTTCATATGCCGCGGCCGCCTCGTCGAAGCGGTGCACGGAATCGATCCGGGGCTTCAGCCGCCCCGAGAAGACGGCCGCCGCGGCGGCGCGGAATTCACGGTCGTTCGCCA
This window harbors:
- a CDS encoding DegT/DnrJ/EryC1/StrS family aminotransferase, with amino-acid sequence MKIPLSHAHVTDEMKQAVLRVIDSGRFILGPETRAFEEEFAASIGTRHAVAVANGTSAIQLVLQALGVEPGQEVLVPAHTAFPTVEAVFDAGATPVFVDIDRTYTVDPADLEAKITARTVGMVPVNLYGHPVDVGAMHRIADRHGLFWIEDTCQSHGAKWGDRTIGSFGDAGAFSFYPSKNLTVFGDGGMVTTDRDDLAAAIRRLRDHGRSDKYTHEVVGYNMRFNEIQAAVGRIQLRNLAAYSDRRRALARGYTEALAGIVETPPEPAGGEAVYHLYVIQTDARDALAAFLKERGIETGVHYPLPNHRQPATLARLKPAPPALPETERIAGRILSLPMFYELSDAERDFVVETVREFFGRAA